TCGTAGTAAAAAATGGATCGAAGATATGCTCAATGGCGCCCTTCTCAATACCTCTACCCGTATCGCTTATCTCGATAAGCACAATCTTCCCATCCGGAGATGGCTGAAGAACAGCCTTTATAAACACCTCCCCATCCCTTCCAACAGCCTGTAGTGCATTTTTTAGTATGTTGATTATTGCCTGTTTGAGTTGTTCTTGGTCGACAGAGATGGAAATCTCCTTTTTTGGAATGTCTTTAAATATCCTTATCCCCTTTTCCTCAGACTCTGCAGTAAAGATAGAGACAATATCGCTAAGAAGGCTATTCAGGTTGCATTCCTGAAGATGAAGTGGTGCCTCTTTAACAAAACTCATCAGGTCATGGAGTATACCTTCCAGCCTGTTTACTTCTTTTATTATTATATCGGTAGCTTTCTGTTTCTCAATATCTTTTTCTTTATCGAATTCCCTTACCATGCGTCTGGCAAATCCACCAATGGATACAAGGGGATTGCGTATCTCATGGGATATCTTCATCGCCATCTCTCCGAGTACAGCCATCTTCTCTGAGTTTGCAAGTTCTCTCCTGAGCCTCCTATCTTCTGTAACATCCCTTAACACATGGAGGGCACCTATTAATTCTCCTTCTGTGTTAAACATAGGCGTAATAGACGAAAGGAAAACACCATTCATCCTGCTGTCTTCAACCTCCTCAACAATCCTCTCTCTGGTTTTGATAGCCCTTTCATGAAATCTGTGAAAAAAAGGTAGGAGTTCACCACATTTTCTCCCGATAATCTCATCCTCAGAGAAGCCAAGTCTTTTACTCATAGCCCTGTTGACCCTTTTTATTCTGTAGTTATTATCACTGAAGAATATCATATCATCAATGGTATTGAATATATTTTCCATCTCTATCTCTGCATTTACAATCTTTTCAAATAGCTGTGCATTCTCGATAGAAGATGCGGCATGGTTGGCGAACATCATAAGCGTATTAATATCATCATCCGTAATGGGTCTCCCTGAATAAAGATTATCTACAACTATCACACCTATTACCTTGTCTTTTGCTACTAGTGGGACGGTTGCAAAACTGTTAGTCCCGAAGCGCTCAATGAAAAAGGCATTTACCCTGTGATCGCTTTTTGCATCAGGTATATTAAATGGCTTTTTTTCAAACACAGTCAATGACATCACTGTCCTTTCACCCGAGATATCAATCTCTATATCCTTCATGAGTCTATCAAGATAAGACTCTGAAATCTCACCGATAGTCGCAATCATAGACTCAAGGGTTATCTTATTTTCGCTTAATTCGGACCATATCCTGCCTGCCTCCTCAGGACTCGATGGACCAACACCCATCATACCCTTAAGGGTGGTTCCATCCTCATCCAGCAAGAATAGCATCGCCCTGTTAAAACCGAGCCCATCGCCCATTGTCACAGCAGTGAGGATAATCCTGAGTAATCTATCAAGATTGAGGGTACCTCTCATCGCCTTGCTTATAAGGTAAAGCCGGGACAGTTCATGCATCCTTTTTATTAACTCTTTCTCGACTCTCTTTTTCTCGGTAATATCCTTTGCTATCCCGGAGATACCTATAACTTTCCTTTCAGAGTTTATTATCGGTGATAATGTCAGGACGATATCTATAATGGTTCTATCCTTTCTTCTCCTTACAGTCTCAATATCTCTAATCGTCTCACCCCTTTTTATCCTCTCAAGAAATTCTCTTTCCTCCCCCATCAACCATTCTGGAACCATTGGTAAGAATTTCCCTACAGCCTCTTCTGCTGTAAATCCATACATCTTCTCAGCACCCTTGTTCCAGGAAGTGATGATACCATTGAGGTCTGATGTGACGATTGCATCTGCAGTATTATCTATAATGCTCTGGAGGTGGTCCCTTGTCTCTTTGAGTCTATTTATACTTTCTATGTAATCTTTATTCTGCTCTTGCATGTTGTCCAAAATATGAGTGAAAAATAGGTCAGGCATCCTGCCTGACATCCGAGGCAAGCCTGTCCTGGCGTCAGGCCAGGGATGCCTCGTCTATTTTCTGGTTGTTGTTCCCTTTACCTTCTCATATAGTTTTATATATTTCTCCGCTGATGCCTCCCATGAAAAATTACACTGCATGGCATTGGCTACGAGTCTTCCCCAGAGTTCTTTATCCCTGTATATTTCCTTTGCACGCCTTATAGCATTGAGCATTGCCTCTGAGGAGTAATCCTCAAATGTGAAACCATTACCTGTCCCTTTATCAGGATTAAATTCCTCAACTGTATCAGCAAGCCCACCTGTCTTTCTTACAATTGGAATCGTTCCATACCTGAGACTTATGAGCTGACCGAGTCCACAGGGTTCATACCTTGAGGGCATAAGGAAAAAATCAGAGCCAGCATATATACGTCTCGCAAGCACAGGATCAAAACGGAGATTTACAGAAACACTCTTGGGATACTTCTTTTTAACATCTTTGAATACCCTGTGGAAGTGCTCCTCACCTGTACCAAGGATTACTACCTGAAATCCCTCTGATATTATTTTATCTATTGTCTCTGCTACAAGGTCAACTCCTTTCTGTGCAGCAAGCCTTGTAATCATACCTATGATTGGCATAC
This genomic interval from Nitrospirota bacterium contains the following:
- a CDS encoding PAS domain S-box protein, which produces MQEQNKDYIESINRLKETRDHLQSIIDNTADAIVTSDLNGIITSWNKGAEKMYGFTAEEAVGKFLPMVPEWLMGEEREFLERIKRGETIRDIETVRRRKDRTIIDIVLTLSPIINSERKVIGISGIAKDITEKKRVEKELIKRMHELSRLYLISKAMRGTLNLDRLLRIILTAVTMGDGLGFNRAMLFLLDEDGTTLKGMMGVGPSSPEEAGRIWSELSENKITLESMIATIGEISESYLDRLMKDIEIDISGERTVMSLTVFEKKPFNIPDAKSDHRVNAFFIERFGTNSFATVPLVAKDKVIGVIVVDNLYSGRPITDDDINTLMMFANHAASSIENAQLFEKIVNAEIEMENIFNTIDDMIFFSDNNYRIKRVNRAMSKRLGFSEDEIIGRKCGELLPFFHRFHERAIKTRERIVEEVEDSRMNGVFLSSITPMFNTEGELIGALHVLRDVTEDRRLRRELANSEKMAVLGEMAMKISHEIRNPLVSIGGFARRMVREFDKEKDIEKQKATDIIIKEVNRLEGILHDLMSFVKEAPLHLQECNLNSLLSDIVSIFTAESEEKGIRIFKDIPKKEISISVDQEQLKQAIINILKNALQAVGRDGEVFIKAVLQPSPDGKIVLIEISDTGRGIEKGAIEHIFDPFFTTKSSGTGLGLAIAHRIIERHGGDIEVINRKGIGATFIIKLPQGR
- a CDS encoding glycosyltransferase; translation: EYGFGLDGVLRKRSRDLYGVINGIDYNEWNPSIDSNIKEPYGLNRIEGKGVCRRDLQRQLRLAIRGTQGMPIIGMITRLAAQKGVDLVAETIDKIISEGFQVVILGTGEEHFHRVFKDVKKKYPKSVSVNLRFDPVLARRIYAGSDFFLMPSRYEPCGLGQLISLRYGTIPIVRKTGGLADTVEEFNPDKGTGNGFTFEDYSSEAMLNAIRRAKEIYRDKELWGRLVANAMQCNFSWEASAEKYIKLYEKVKGTTTRK